One stretch of Paenibacillus sp. FSL R5-0341 DNA includes these proteins:
- the ptsP gene encoding phosphoenolpyruvate--protein phosphotransferase, which translates to MLNVSGIAASAGIAIAKAFILEHPDYSVEKRQINDVDAEIAKLDSALGKSQAELEAIKERTLQELGEKKAEIFASHLLILNDPELIDPVKARIADDMINAEFALNETASQFISMFENMKSAYLQERAADMRDVTKRVLNHLLGIDFMSPAEINEEVIVLAEDLTPSDTAQLNRQFVKGFATNIGGRTSHSAIMARSLEIPAVVGTKDILAQAKQGDMIIVDGLDGHVLVNPTDEVIAEYRAKQEQYDAQRAEWRKLRDEPTVTVDNVHVELAANIGTPNDVTGVLENGGEAVGLYRTEFLYMGRDKLPSEDIQYNAYKAVLEKMEGKPVVVRTLDIGGDKELPYLDLPKEMNPFLGFRAVRLCLDRLDIFRTQLRALLRASVHGNLRVMFPMIATLGEFREAKAVLLEEKEKLVAEGIAVSDSIQLGIMVEIPSTAVLADQFAKEVDFFSIGTNDLIQYTMAADRMNERVAYLYQPYNPAILRLVKMVIDAAHREGKWVGMCGEMAGDETAIPLLLGLGLDEFSMSATSILPARSQITKLSRADMQELAAKALDMQTAEQVVELVQSIKA; encoded by the coding sequence ATGCTTAATGTCTCCGGGATCGCGGCTTCGGCGGGTATTGCTATCGCCAAGGCGTTTATCTTGGAGCATCCTGACTACTCTGTAGAAAAACGCCAAATTAACGACGTTGACGCAGAGATCGCGAAACTCGACTCAGCTCTGGGTAAATCCCAGGCTGAGCTTGAGGCGATCAAAGAGCGTACTTTACAAGAGCTTGGCGAGAAAAAAGCTGAGATTTTTGCTTCGCATTTGCTCATTCTGAATGACCCGGAACTGATTGATCCGGTTAAAGCTAGAATTGCAGATGACATGATCAATGCAGAATTTGCTTTGAACGAAACGGCATCGCAATTTATCTCCATGTTCGAGAACATGAAGAGTGCATACCTGCAGGAACGTGCAGCAGATATGCGTGACGTTACCAAACGTGTGCTAAATCACTTGCTTGGTATCGACTTCATGAGTCCGGCTGAGATCAATGAAGAAGTAATCGTGCTTGCGGAGGATCTGACGCCTTCCGACACGGCTCAATTGAACCGCCAATTTGTTAAAGGTTTTGCAACCAACATTGGTGGACGTACTTCTCACTCGGCGATCATGGCTCGCTCTCTTGAAATTCCGGCTGTTGTTGGAACCAAGGACATCCTGGCTCAAGCGAAACAAGGCGATATGATTATTGTTGACGGTCTGGATGGTCACGTACTGGTTAACCCTACTGATGAAGTTATTGCTGAATACCGTGCCAAACAGGAACAGTATGATGCACAACGTGCAGAGTGGAGAAAACTTCGTGATGAGCCAACGGTAACGGTGGACAACGTTCATGTTGAACTTGCAGCCAACATCGGTACACCGAATGATGTAACAGGTGTTCTGGAGAACGGTGGCGAGGCTGTAGGCCTGTACCGTACCGAGTTCCTGTACATGGGCAGAGACAAGCTTCCTTCCGAAGACATTCAGTATAATGCTTACAAAGCGGTACTGGAAAAAATGGAAGGCAAACCTGTCGTTGTTCGTACACTCGACATCGGTGGAGACAAAGAGCTTCCATACCTGGATCTGCCAAAAGAAATGAATCCATTCCTCGGCTTCCGCGCAGTTCGTCTGTGTCTGGACCGTCTGGATATCTTCCGTACACAATTGCGTGCATTGCTGCGTGCAAGCGTACATGGAAACCTGCGTGTCATGTTCCCAATGATCGCAACACTCGGTGAATTCCGTGAAGCAAAAGCTGTCTTGCTCGAAGAGAAAGAGAAGCTGGTTGCTGAAGGTATTGCTGTTTCTGACAGCATTCAACTCGGAATCATGGTCGAAATTCCTTCGACTGCAGTTCTGGCGGATCAGTTTGCCAAAGAAGTGGATTTCTTCAGTATCGGAACGAACGATCTGATTCAATACACAATGGCTGCTGACCGTATGAACGAACGAGTGGCATATCTGTACCAACCTTACAACCCAGCCATTTTGCGTTTGGTTAAAATGGTTATCGATGCAGCGCATCGTGAAGGCAAATGGGTTGGCATGTGTGGTGAGATGGCGGGAGACGAAACAGCAATTCCATTGCTGCTCGGTCTTGGATTGGATGAGTTCAGCATGAGCGCAACTTCCATTCTGCCTGCTCGTAGTCAGATCACCAAGCTGTCCCGTGCGGATATGCAGGAACTGGCTGCTAAAGCTCTGGATATGCAAACGGCTGAACAAGTCGTTGAATTGGTTCAAAGCATTAAAGCGTAA
- a CDS encoding HPr family phosphocarrier protein, with translation MQQTFRITDEDGIHARPATALVNTANKFKGAESFAEANGKKVTLKSILGVLSLGLEQGDTISIIVEGEGEAEALQALTDVMVNEGLGEINA, from the coding sequence ATGCAACAAACATTCAGAATTACAGACGAAGATGGTATCCACGCACGTCCGGCGACAGCCCTGGTTAATACAGCTAACAAATTCAAAGGTGCAGAATCCTTTGCAGAAGCTAACGGTAAAAAAGTAACGTTGAAATCCATCCTGGGCGTTCTTTCCCTCGGATTGGAACAAGGCGACACTATCAGCATCATCGTTGAAGGTGAAGGCGAAGCTGAAGCTCTTCAAGCTTTGACTGACGTTATGGTTAACGAAGGGTTGGGCGAAATTAATGCTTAA